In a single window of the Cucumis melo cultivar AY chromosome 11, USDA_Cmelo_AY_1.0, whole genome shotgun sequence genome:
- the LOC103490598 gene encoding dof zinc finger protein DOF3.6 — MAHSSLPIFLDPPNWHQSNQAAATNDDHQDPRQLPAAFLPPPPPSTGHGGGGIRPNSMAYRARLAMIPQPEAALKCPRCDSTNTKFCYFNNYSLSQPRHFCKACRRYWTRGGALRNVPVGGGFRKNKKKKKTSNNRSKSPTPSQSQLGNSRSTMSRNCNNIESSNTTRDFPSHPSLQLPSINIIPSLQSQISRSFGNNFAGIHINNSTATAAREFDQWQRFQQQPFLVAGLESPTTTTTAAEYPEIDVNNNNFGANSLQQSSGLVQYNNNNNCPHQQQLQNLTQFSRIPMKNEEQNQEQGTMLSNFLRPIDQNNSQFWGSEHQNSWTDHHLSALSSSSSSHLL, encoded by the exons ATGGCTCACTCTTCTCTTCCAATCTTTTTAGATCCTCCAAATTGGCATCAa TCGAATCAGGCAGCAGCAACAAACGACGATCATCAAGATCCACGTCAGCTTCCGGCAGCATTTCTACCACCGCCGCCGCCTTCGACGGGTCATGGAGGAGGTGGAATCCGGCCAAATTCTATGGCGTATAGAGCGCGGCTAGCAATGATACCGCAGCCGGAGGCAGCATTAAAATGCCCTCGTTGTGATTCAACAAATACAAAATTCTGCTATTTCAACAATTACAGCCTTTCTCAGCCGCGCCATTTCTGTAAAGCCTGCCGCCGGTACTGGACCCGCGGCGGCGCTCTTAGAAACGTCCCCGTCGGCGGTGGCTTTCGtaagaacaagaagaagaagaagacatcTAATAACCGATCTAAGTCCCCCACTCCCTCTCAATCTCAATTGG GTAATTCAAGATCAACAATGTCAAGAAATTGCAACAACATTGAGAGTAGTAATACAACGAGGGATTTTCCATCACATCCTTCATTACAATTACCTTCGATAAACATTATTCCATCTCTTCAATCACAGATTTCTCGTAGTTTTGGAAACAACTTTGCTGGAATTCACATCAATAATTCCACTGCCACCGCCGCCAGGGAATTCGACCAATGGCAACGTTTTCAACAACAACCATTCCTCGTCGCGGGACTTGAATCTCCGACCACCACGACAACTGCAGCAGAATATCCAGAAATTGATGTCAACAACAACAACTTTGGTGCTAACTCATTACAACAATCAAGTGGTTTGGTACAatacaacaacaataataattgtCCTCATCAACAACAACTGCAGAATCTGACACAGTTTTCgagaattcctatgaaaaatgaagaacaaaACCAAGAACAAGGAACAATGTTATCAAATTTCTTACGACCAATTGATCAAAACAACAGCCAGTTTTGGGGAAGTGAACATCAAAATTCATGGACAGATCATCATTTGTCAGCTCTAAGTTCTTCTTCAAGCAGCcatcttttgtaa
- the LOC103490599 gene encoding U-box domain-containing protein 13 has product MEEHNNGGSFRSLIDLVNDVASISDFRYAVRKQYCNLARRLKLLIPMFEEMRDMKQPLPDDTVKALASLKEALESTKELLRHGSEGSKIYLALEREHILNQFHKVTARLEQALNEISHEALDISDEVKEQVDLVLSQFKRARERNDTQDAELYVNLNSLYNNRDVATDPSVLKGLAEKLQLMDIADLTQESLALHEMVSASDGDPGGRFEKMSILLKRIKDFMLTENPEFGASSKEQSHPRTGGQASARKKDISSLHIPEDFRCPISLDLMKDPVIVSTGQTYERGFIEKWLADGHMTCPKTQQVLTSKILTPNYVLRSLIAQWCEVNGIEPPQRSSSSQPIELTPAERSKYEALLHKLTSGNIEDKRSAAGEIRLLAKRNANNRVAIAEAGAIPLLVDLLSTTDPLTQEHAVTALLNLSICDNNKRSIMACRAAPAIVHVLKWGSMEARENAAATLFSLSVVDEYKIMIGASGAILPLIALLNEGTQRGKKDAATALFNLCFFQGNKIKAVRGGVVSILMQLLTESRIGMVDEALAILAILASNSEGRAAIGAAESVPILVNLIGTGSPRNRENAAAVLVHLCMGDKRHLVEAKELGVIGLLMDMAENGTDRGKRKATQLLDQINRFTELQKEAEVQSQSQSQPLIPPPSAIGNVES; this is encoded by the exons ATGGAGGAACATAACAATGGCGGCTCCTTTCGGAGTTTGATCGACTTGGTGAACGATGTTGCTTCAATCTCTGACTTCAGGTACGCGGTCAGAAAGCAGTATTGTAATTTAGCTAGGCGACTGAAGCTGTTGATCCCAATGTTTGAAGAGATGAGGGATATGAAGCAACCGTTGCCGGATGATACCGTTAAAGCTCTTGCTTCGTTGAAGGAAGCTCTGGAATCGACGAAGGAGTTGCTTAGACATGGGAGCGAGGGGAGCAAGATTTATCTG GCCTTGGAGAGAGAGCATATTTTGAATCAATTTCACAAGGTGACAGCAAGACTGGAGCAAGCTCTGAATGAAATTTCACATGAAGCTCTTGACATATCCGATGAAGTCAAGGAGCAG GTTGACCTTGTTCTCTCTCAATTCAAAAGGGCTAGAGAAAGGAATGACACACAAGATGCTGAGCTGTATGTTAACCTGAACTCTCTCTATAACAACAGAGATGTTGCTACCGATCCTTCTGTCTTGAAAGGATTGGCTGAGAAGTTGCAATTGATGGATATAGCTGATCTTACTCAAGAATCTCTTGCTTTACATGAAATGGTTTCGGCTAGTGATGGAGATCCAGGAGGGAGATTTGAGAAAATGTCAATACTATTGAAGAGAATAAAAGATTTTATGCTAACTGAAAACCCTGAATTTGGTGCTTCTTCAAAAGAACAGAGTCATCCTCGCACTGGTGGACAAGCATCTGCTCGTAAGAAAGATATATCGTCCCTTCACATACCTGAAGACTTTCGATGCCCCATATCCCTAGATTTGATGAAAGATCCCGTCATTGTCTCTACAGGGCAG ACCTATGAACGTGGTTTCATTGAGAAGTGGCTGGCAGATGGACACATGACATGCCCAAAAACTCAACAAGTTCTCACTAGCAAAATTCTTACACCAAATTATGTTTTACGTAGTCTCATAGCTCAATGGTGCGAGGTCAATGGGATCGAACCACCACAACGTTCCAGCAGTTCTCAGCCAATTGAGTTGACTCCAGCTGAACGCTCTAAGTATGAAGCTCTACTCCACAAACTCACATCAGGTAACATTGAAGACAAGCGATCTGCTGCTGGTGAGATTCGCCTTCTAGCCAAACGCAATGCAAATAATCGTGTAGCCATAGCTGAAGCTGGTGCAATCCCTCTTCTTGTTGATCTCCTTTCAACAACAGACCCCCTCACTCAAGAACATGCTGTGACAGCATTACTTAACCTATCAATTTGTGACAATAATAAGAGAAGCATCATGGCCTGTAGGGCTGCGCCTGCCATAGTCCATGTGCTGAAGTGGGGGAGTATGGAAGCACGTGAAAATGCTGCTGCTACTCTTTTCAGTCTCTCTGTTGTAGACGAGTATAAAATAATGATCGGCGCATCGGGTGCCATTCTTCCACTTATTGCACTACTTAATGAAGGTACTCAAAGGGGGAAGAAGGATGCTGCAACCGCTCTATTCAACTTATGTTTCTTCCAAGGGAACAAGATAAAGGCAGTCAGGGGCGGTGTTGTTTCCATACTAATGCAGCTGTTGACAGAATCTAGAATAGGGATGGTAGATGAGGCCCTAGCAATATTGGCCATACTGGCCAGCAATTCCGAAGGACGAGCTGCAATAGGAGCAGCCGAATCTGTCCCCATTTTAGTAAATCTCATTGGAACAGGATCCCCTAGGAATAGGGAAAATGCAGCTGCAGTTTTGGTGCATCTTTGCATGGGAGACAAACGACATCTTGTCGAAGCAAAGGAGCTTGGAGTGATTGGTTTGCTTATGGATATGGCAGAAAATGGAACAGACCGAGGTAAGCGAAAAGCAACCCAATTGCTTGACCAAATAAACAGGTTTACAGAGCTGCAGAAAGAGGCTGAGGTTCAATCTCAGTCTCAATCCCAGCCGTTAATACCACCACCTTCCGCAATCGGCAACGTTGAAAGCTGA